One segment of Pseudanabaena sp. FACHB-2040 DNA contains the following:
- a CDS encoding chromosome segregation ATPase yields MPQNRDGSRRPPANGQGGPSRRSRPPVPKPGYPPVPPPKRDQRPRPVDPSDQAVRPPAVPPLRPPVPSPQPLYAPQPTFSYRQGLNDAGQDLDLDSPDYPAPAAPPRRPALPLWEKMAKNWTLWSLVSLAAIGSVGVVSAVSLFRIPNLPNCRAIFWPTASATTRIQCAEAYSDQGTVEGYLEAIKLVEKLPEDHPLRTEINERVEVWASSILDIAEETFQSGKLKEAISIADRIPKQTAAAGLVSEQVASWSQIWTEAEAIYAGAEADLKNRQFNDAFGKAIQLLDVGNRYWQTTKYEELTQLITSAREDLNKLGDARRLARQGNLEGFLEAIKLATSINAESPMYAESQELLKEFGQEMLDLAEAALERQDSQTATEFLKNIPTQANLSAEVADFRTLADAYQLSWQGGNSGLEGAILRLQSISQDRPLHAKAQTLINRWRTEIEGRSRLDWAKRLAEPGTIADLEAAIAEAELVSRDNPVWEEARSQIGDWQDRIATAQDQPYLTQAEQLAQNGELERAVEAAQQVRSGRPLYREAQTLIGQWRDQIQRGEDAPILAQARDLAASGRLQEAVATASQIGSNRVLYDDAQAEIGRWRDQLQSQNRLQAAYRAAEGGTVDALISAIGIAREVPESNSQYVEAQQVVSRWSWDIFRLAEIESQYNLSRAIDVARRVPSRTEAFAPAQLKIQEWQATLQQSGRQL; encoded by the coding sequence ATGCCCCAAAATCGTGACGGTTCCCGCCGACCCCCTGCCAATGGCCAAGGTGGACCTTCCCGGCGCTCTCGCCCCCCGGTTCCCAAGCCCGGCTATCCGCCCGTGCCGCCGCCCAAGCGCGACCAGCGGCCCCGCCCGGTCGACCCGTCTGACCAAGCTGTCCGGCCCCCGGCTGTGCCCCCGCTGCGTCCGCCGGTACCGTCCCCTCAGCCCCTCTATGCCCCTCAGCCTACTTTTTCCTACCGGCAAGGGTTAAACGATGCCGGCCAGGATCTTGATCTCGATTCGCCTGACTATCCCGCTCCCGCTGCGCCCCCACGTCGTCCGGCTCTCCCCCTTTGGGAAAAGATGGCCAAGAACTGGACGCTCTGGTCACTGGTATCTCTGGCCGCCATAGGCAGTGTCGGAGTAGTCTCTGCTGTTAGCCTGTTTCGCATTCCCAACCTGCCCAATTGCCGGGCTATCTTCTGGCCCACAGCCTCTGCGACTACCCGCATTCAGTGCGCCGAGGCGTATTCTGACCAGGGCACGGTAGAGGGCTATTTGGAGGCCATCAAGCTAGTCGAAAAATTGCCAGAAGACCATCCCCTGCGAACCGAAATCAACGAGCGCGTGGAGGTTTGGGCCAGCAGCATTCTAGATATCGCAGAAGAAACCTTCCAGTCCGGAAAACTCAAAGAAGCTATCAGCATTGCCGATCGCATTCCCAAGCAGACGGCCGCCGCCGGTCTAGTCAGCGAACAGGTGGCTAGCTGGAGCCAAATCTGGACAGAGGCTGAAGCGATCTATGCGGGTGCCGAAGCTGACCTGAAAAATCGACAGTTCAACGATGCCTTTGGCAAGGCGATTCAGCTCTTAGATGTGGGCAATCGCTACTGGCAGACCACCAAATACGAAGAGCTAACTCAGCTAATCACCTCGGCCCGTGAAGACCTCAATAAGCTGGGTGATGCCCGCCGTCTAGCCCGCCAAGGCAATCTCGAGGGGTTTTTAGAAGCCATTAAACTAGCTACCAGCATCAATGCCGAAAGCCCAATGTATGCAGAGTCTCAGGAACTGCTCAAGGAGTTTGGGCAAGAGATGCTAGATCTGGCCGAAGCTGCCCTAGAGCGCCAAGATTCCCAGACGGCTACCGAATTTCTCAAAAACATTCCGACTCAAGCCAACCTGTCGGCGGAAGTGGCCGACTTTCGCACCCTGGCAGATGCGTATCAGCTCTCCTGGCAGGGCGGCAACTCGGGGCTAGAAGGCGCAATTCTGCGGCTGCAAAGCATTAGCCAAGATCGCCCTCTTCACGCTAAGGCACAGACTTTAATTAACCGCTGGCGCACCGAAATCGAGGGCCGTTCGCGGCTGGACTGGGCCAAACGGTTGGCTGAACCGGGCACAATTGCCGATTTAGAGGCTGCGATCGCAGAAGCCGAACTGGTCTCCCGCGACAACCCCGTCTGGGAAGAAGCCCGCAGCCAAATTGGCGACTGGCAAGACCGCATTGCCACCGCGCAAGACCAGCCCTACCTAACCCAGGCCGAACAGCTAGCCCAAAACGGTGAGCTAGAAAGAGCTGTGGAAGCTGCCCAGCAGGTTCGCTCGGGCCGCCCCCTCTACCGCGAAGCTCAAACGCTAATCGGCCAGTGGCGCGATCAGATCCAGCGCGGCGAAGATGCCCCGATTTTGGCTCAAGCCCGCGACCTGGCTGCCTCCGGACGGCTTCAGGAGGCTGTCGCTACCGCCTCTCAAATTGGCTCCAACCGCGTCCTCTACGACGACGCTCAAGCAGAGATTGGCCGTTGGCGAGATCAGCTTCAGAGCCAGAATCGGCTTCAGGCCGCCTACCGAGCTGCTGAGGGGGGCACCGTAGATGCCCTGATCTCAGCCATTGGTATTGCCCGCGAAGTGCCAGAAAGCAACTCCCAATACGTAGAAGCGCAGCAGGTCGTTAGCCGCTGGAGCTGGGATATTTTCCGGCTGGCAGAAATTGAGTCGCAGTACAACCTGAGCCGCGCCATCGACGTTGCCCGACGAGTGCCCAGCCGCACCGAAGCCTTTGCCCCGGCCCAACTCAAGATCCAGGAGTGGCAGGCGACCCTACAGCAGTCGGGCAGACAGCTCTAG